Proteins encoded by one window of Haematobia irritans isolate KBUSLIRL chromosome 2, ASM5000362v1, whole genome shotgun sequence:
- the LOC142225921 gene encoding uncharacterized protein LOC142225921 has protein sequence MSNSGESANICSHCNAPITQANFVLCHSCERKFHFSPCTVISESSYYSMSANKKTEWKCHICKPRVRSPNNGYQTYVYKETTVDSTRENAQQKQQREGEEINRENAKRFKEALTPTSINKTPTITISNQCEISELKTSMMNLQTSMHKSFELFCNNLMQQMAANTMTLTASNNEIKQQLSEAVTKINETLSQLSSQVVDLQEKDKEKERRIESLEKRVQQLEQKNLNNNIEINNVSNLTIEPIVVVQKIAASVGMELKETDVNSARRIKRNNKILVEFVSTNIKKEFMQKLKGHRIDSNVLSENHNEAPTKIYIYVNDELTAYNRRLLWMAKTRAKECGWKFVWIKNGSIFARKSETMPSIIINNSADIESFNN, from the coding sequence atgTCTAATTCGGGAGAATCTGCTAACATATGCAGTCATTGCAATGCACCCATAACAcaagcaaattttgttttgtgccATAGTTGTGagagaaaattccatttctcaCCCTGCACTGTGATTTCTGAGAGCTCTTATTATTCTATGagtgcaaacaaaaaaactgaGTGGAAGTGTCATATATGTAAGCCCCGTGTTAGATCGCCCAACAATGGATATCAAACTTACGTTTACAAAGAAACCACTGTGGACAGCACGAGGGAGAATGCGCAACAAAAACAGCAAAGAGAGGGAGAAGAAATAAATCGCGAAAACGCTAAACGATTTAAAGAAGCCCTCACACCAACttcaatcaataaaacaccaacAATAACCATAAGTAACCAATGTGAAATATCCGAGCTGAAAACTAGTATGATGAATTTACAAACGTCCATGCATAAATCTTTTGAGTTGTTCTGCAATAACCTAATGCAACAAATGGCAGCAAATACAATGACTTTAACTGCCTCCAACAACGAAATTAAACAACAATTATCAGAAGCAGTAACAAAAATTAATGAGACACTCTCTCAGCTATCGTCACAAGTAGTTGACTTACAAGAAAAGGACAAAGAAAAAGAGAGAAGAATTGAGAGTTTGGAAAAAAGAGTACAACAGTTGGAACAAAAAAACCTCAAtaacaatatagaaataaataatgtttCTAATTTAACTATTGAACCAATTGTCGTCGTGCAAAAAATTGCTGCATCTGTCGGTATGGAATTAAAAGAAACTGATGTAAATAGTGCAAGACGCATTAaaagaaacaataaaatattggtagaattcGTCTCCACGAATATAAAGAAAGAGTTTATGCAGAAACTAAAGGGACATCGCATTGACTCAAATGTTTTGAGCGAAAACCATAACGAAGCtccaacaaaaatatatatctatgtAAACGATGAACTAACAGCATACAATAGGCGTCTTTTATGGATGGCAAAAACTAGAGCCAAAGAATGTGGGTGGAAATTTGTATGGATAAAAAATGGAAGTATTTTTGCACGTAAATCGGAAACTATGCCATCAATTATTATTAACAACTCTGCTGACATAGAATCCTtcaataattaa
- the LOC142225923 gene encoding uncharacterized protein LOC142225923 (The sequence of the model RefSeq protein was modified relative to this genomic sequence to represent the inferred CDS: added 13 bases not found in genome assembly), translated as MMSQSSQIVDSFDEIEMNKLNQNITILHMNIRSLRKNFLTFLTHIKNILNNIQIIVLSETNIQDDEKNMYNIAGFNSTFINRDGRGGGIAVFIREHHMHEIIPIHTISFEALKIVIMPPNESCLTLLPVYRPPKQSITSFISELEQCILDVNKKHDMIIVGDTNINIKINNRTTTKYLGMLSTYGLQCMVMATTRENMKKDCSTCIDHLFVRTKKTTHAVVVATSISDHHTIFGCIGSDNNARNFQKSANNKENVTAKINNNKVNQMLRNTEIQK; from the coding sequence ATGATGAGTCAAAGTAGTCAAATTGTAGATAGCTTCGATGAAAtcgaaatgaataaattaaatcaaaacattACAATTTTACATATGAATATCAGGtccctaagaaaaaattttctaactttCCTAACACACATTAAAAACATACTAAATAATATACAAATAATTGTGCTAAGCGAAACAAACATACAAGATGACGAGAAAAATATGTACAACATTGCTGGCTTCAACAGCACTTTCATAAACAGAGATGGTAGGGGTGGGGGAATAGCTGTTTTCATAAGAGAACATCACATGCATGAAATAATACCAATTCACACAATCTCTTTTGAAGCACTAAAAATTGTTATTATGCCTCCCAATGAGAGTTGCTTAACACTATTACCCGTCTACCGTCCTCCCAAACAAAGCATCACCTCTTTTATCAGTGAGCTTGAACAATGCATATTGGATGTAAACAAAAAACACGATATGATCATCGTCGGCGATACGAAtatcaatattaaaataaacaatagaacaacaacaaaatatcttGGTATGCTTTCGACATATGGGCTGCAGTGCATGGTGATGGCAACGACAagagaaaatatgaaaaaagattGTAGCACATGCATTGACCACCTTTTTGTTAGAACGAAAAAAACCACACATGCTGTTGTTGTAGCAACGTCAATATCAGACCATCATACAATATTTGGTTGTATTGGCAGTGATAACAACGCacgcaattttcaaaaaagcgcAAATAACAAAGAAAATGTAACCGCAAAAATTAATAACAACAAAGTTAACCAAATGTTAAGAAATACAGA